A single genomic interval of Amblyomma americanum isolate KBUSLIRL-KWMA chromosome 11, ASM5285725v1, whole genome shotgun sequence harbors:
- the LOC144110817 gene encoding uncharacterized protein LOC144110817 encodes MDGDVTKKRRKRYFYKDEPFVVPKTTLYRRQQEVRLRTQHCASSTSAASAANDGDVNGGGIVGDLLNLPSGEQPAAEQAAQPASPTLSAHDEQAGGSSYADDEDLFQTDDSDRLGETHEDRSSMSGETENGGGEREFLASDFVELEAAILPGSTTTKAAAIIMIMAFVVTHGLTWEALNDLLRLIDGLFGCKGDALPRSKFVFRKLWSSRMERLVKRFFYCDTCGSVLVSVPGMSSTRCPDCDVSTELCVLKARGHFFIILDMKEQMKCLLAKSKAALFERRVNLKAVIQQGEAALLQDITSESMAEELRKSGKIGWMDLTITINTDGSPVFKSSSSSVWPIQFLINELPPCDRLKNCLIGGLWFGQPPYMRTFLTKFVEEINQFGKITWKAGHTLLSSGLRVLCCCVDAPARASVINMVQFNGLFGCPWCYNFAEFHEGAQRYMSVTVGEERTPGEMSKDMEFAEKIKDAVNGLKGQSPLNNLKHFNIVFGHTVEYMHCVLIGVAKCLTDQWFDSANSQQPFYIAANAIFSASLCEFVCSM; translated from the exons ATGGATGGGGATGTGACCAAGAAACGACGGAAGCGTTATTTCTACAAAGACGAACCGTTTGTTGTCCCGAAGACCACACTTTACAGGAGGCAGCAAGAAGTGCGGCTTCGCACTCAGCATTGTGCCTCATCGACGTCAGCTGCCTCAGCTGCCAACGACGGAGATGTCAACGGCGGAGGCATTGTGGGCGATTTGCTGAACCTTCCAAGTGGCGAGCAACCAGCAGCAGAACAAGCGGCGCAGCCAGCCTCGCCTACTTTGAGTGCCCACGATGAGCAGGCAGGCGGCAGCTCGTATGCCGATGACGAAGATTTGTTCCAAACAGACGACTCTGACCGGCTTGGCGAAACACACGAAGACCGCAGTTCTATGTCGGGAGAAACCGAAAACGGCGGCGGCGAACGCGAGTTTCTGGCATCGGACTTTGTCGAGCTTGAGGCAGCAATACTTCCCGGCTCCACAACGACAAAGGCAGCCGCGATCATAATGATAATGGCGTTTGTCGTCACTCATGGCCTCACTTGGGAGGCCCTGAATGATCTGCTGCGCCTCATAGATGGTCTGTTTGGCTGTAAAGGTGATGCACTTCCTCGGTCAAAGTTTGTGTTCCGAAAGCTTTGGTCGTCGCGCATGGAAAGGCTGGTGAAGCGGTTTTTTTATTGTGACACCTGTGGCAGTGTGCTTGTGTCAGTGCCCGGAATGTCATCAACGAGGTGCCCGGACTGCGACGTTAGCACGGAACTTTGTGTTCTAAAAGCTAGGGgacattttttcatcattttagatATGAAAGAACAGATGAAATGTTTGCTTGCAAAATCAAAGGCTGCATTGTTTGAAAGACGTGTGAACTTAAAGGCAGTCATTCAGCAAGGAGAAGCCGCACTGTTGCAGGACATCACAAGTGAATCTATGGCCGAGGAGTTGAGGAAGAGCGGCAAAATTGGCTGGATGGATCTTACCATCACTATCAACACAGATGGAAGCCCCGTATtcaagtcatcgtcatcatctgtgTGGCCAATCCAGTTTTTGATTAACGAGCTGCCACCTTGCGACAGGCTAAAGAACTGCTTGATAGGTGGGCTGTGGTTCGGCCAGCCCCCGTACATGAGAACCTTCTTAACCAAATTTGTTGAAGAGATCAATCAGTTTGGCAAGATCACTTGGAAGGCAGGTCATACATTGCTGTCATCAGGACTTCGTGTACTGTGCTGCTGCGTGGATGCGCCAGCCCGAGCATCTGTGATCAACATGGTCCAGTTTAATGGTCTCTTCGGCTGcccttggtgctacaattttgccGAGTTTCACGAAG GGGCCCAAAGGTACATGAGTGTTACAGTCGGTGAGGAGCGGACCCCAGGGGAGATGTCGAAAGACATGGAGTTTGCGGAGAAGATCAAAGATGCTGTGAATGGGCTTAAAGGGCAGTCACCACTGAATAACCTGAAACACTTTAACATTGTGTTTGGCCACACAGTGGAGTATATGCATTGTGTGCTCATTGGGGTCGCGAAATGCCTTACTGACCAGTGGTTTGATTCAGCAAACTCTCAGCAACCGTTCTACATTG CAGCCAATGCCATCTTCTCAGCCAGTTTGTGTGAATTTGTCTGCAGCATGTGA